TCCCGAAGGGAGAAAGCCAAAACCCACCCAGACCATCTACTGTTCTAGAAGCTGTTGTAAAACATCGGGCGATCGCCGTCCAATCAGCCAATAGGTTGGCATTTGACCAATCCCCTTGATAAAAATCTCCCCTCGGCTTTCAAAGATATATTGATGCTTAATGAATTCATAGGTTTTGGGCGTAACTTGAATGCGACCAGGCTCGCCCCGAGACTCCATGCGAGACGCCACGTTGACGGTATCGCCCCAGAGGTCATAGCTAAATTTCTTGGTGCCGATCACCC
This is a stretch of genomic DNA from Candidatus Obscuribacterales bacterium. It encodes these proteins:
- a CDS encoding adenylate/guanylate cyclase domain-containing protein, translated to VIGTKKFSYDLWGDTVNVASRMESRGEPGRIQVTPKTYEFIKHQYIFESRGEIFIKGIGQMPTYWLIGRRSPDVLQQLLEQ